The Raphanus sativus cultivar WK10039 unplaced genomic scaffold, ASM80110v3 Scaffold1353, whole genome shotgun sequence genome includes a region encoding these proteins:
- the LOC130504089 gene encoding early light-induced protein 1, chloroplastic produces MATASVNMQSVFASGLATRKISTNKLFFAGNFPNLKRNYPVGVRCMAEGEPMKDESAPSTSAAQPLSSSSPPPPPPRPTKPKVSTKFSDLLAFSGPAPERINGRLAMVGFVAALAVELSKGENVLAQISDGGVSWFLGTTAILTLASLVPLFKGITAESKSKGFMTSDAELWNGRFAMLGLVALAFTEFVKGGTLV; encoded by the exons ATGGCAACAGCATCGGTTAACATGCAGTCAGTCTTCGCCAGTGGGTTGGCCACTCGCAAGATCAGCACAAACAAGCTCTTCTTCGCCGGAAACTTCCCAAATCTCAAGAGGAATTATCCGGTTGGAGTGAGGTGCATGGCTGAG GGAGAACCCATGAAGGATGAGTCTGCACCTTCCACCTCCGCTGCTCAGCCTTTGTCTAGTTCATcacctcctccacctcctccacgtCCTACTAAGCCAAAG GTGAGCACGAAGTTCAGCGACTTGCTAGCGTTTAGCGGTCCAGCACCAGAAAGAATAAACGGACGTTTAGCGATGGTTGGGTTCGTGGCGGCCTTGGCGGTTGAACTTTCCAAGGGTGAAAACGTTTTGGCTCAGATCTCTGACGGTGGCGTCTCGTGGTTCCTCGGTACGACTGCGATCTTGACGCTTGCGTCCCTTGTACCCCTTTTCAAGGGTATCACCGCCGAGTCTAAGTCCAAAGGTTTCATGACATCCGACGCTGAGCTTTGGAACGGACGTTTCGCGATGCTTGGTTTGGTCGCGTTGGCGTTTACTGAGTTTGTCAAGGGTGGGACCCTTGTCTGA